The following nucleotide sequence is from Synchiropus splendidus isolate RoL2022-P1 chromosome 14, RoL_Sspl_1.0, whole genome shotgun sequence.
AAGCGGGGCCTGACAGAAACTTCACAGCTTGGCCTCTATTTTCATCCCACACAATGGAGAGCTACACTGTTTGCTAAAGTTTCTGCACCAGGAGCTGGAGCAAAGAGCCAATCTCTTTGGACAAAAAGAGCCGGGAGGAAGAAGGAGGGAGCAGGGGAGAAGAAGGATGGATGGGTTGATAGATGTAGGGAGACTTTATTGGTTGGATAAGTAATACCGCTGGGTGTCATCGTGAATAGAAACTTCTTTTCTGACACGCTGTGTGCAGTTTAATGTGAGTCATCACTGTAATCCAGGTTTTGCTTTGACATTACACTGCAGGAAATATCTGACAACAcgtttatttaaatgaaaatgtgctttttCACTCACAATTCTTCTTGTCTCTGTCGTTGCGGCCGATCACTGAGGAGGAGTAATATGAGTAGGAAAACAATAGATGTGTTTTTATTCCACTGAATGAATCCGTCataacctctgtatgttttctcATCTTCAGATCATTCGTCAGCAGTTCCCAGCCTTGACCACCAGACGACTGGGCACCAGAGGCCAATCCAAGTGAGTTTGTTTGTACCAATAATAATGTACTCATTAtagcatgttgttgtttttattaccCCGTAATGATGTGTCAACTACTCTATGTAACAAATGCAGCATGTATAGTGACGTAAACACCTTAATTTACCTAagaatatacacacacaaactctaCTGAACTCttgctttattttgatgttttttgtgtcaacatgtatatttttgtcaattttaggcatttcttaaaaaaaattaaaatttaaaattaaaattcaatAGTACTTATTCACTTAAGGTTTCAAAGTGGAATGTTTTTGGACCTAAAAGATGTAGGTAAATAAAGCTGTGCGTAAATAAAGCAATTTTAAAGGTACtgcattcttttatttatttttaatgtatttattaatatttattttattttgaaatcaagtGAAAAATATAATAGAAGGCACTTGTTAGCGCGTGTTAGCTACACAGGATTACTATATTAAGATGAATAGTTCATCAAGTAGCTGCCTGgtctaaaattaaaaaaaagcatgtcatgtcttataatttatatataactATTAGCACTGTAGCTTTAGTTATTTACTATGAAATATTTGTTACTTTGGCAGTTAGCTTAGCATTACTATAGCAGTCCATTTCAGAAAGATTAATCTGTCTTTCAGTTATTTAGGAACGTGTCACATTTTTTGGATCTTTTACATTTATGAATGCATTTGGTAGCATTAGCCTGTTTCTGATTCTTTTCCGGCCCCTTTTCTTCAACGCCTCCACAGGTACCATTACTACGGCATCGCGGTGAAGGAGACCTCCCAGTATTATGACGTGATGTACTCCAAAAAAGGGGCGGCCTGGGTGAACGAGACGGGGAAGAAGGAGGTCACGAAGCAGACAGTGGCGTATTCACCGCGCTCCAAACTCGGGACGCTCCTGCCAGAGTTTCCAAATGTCAAAGACCTAAATTTGCCCGCCAGTCTGCCCGAAGAGAGGGTAAACAGGAGTTTTAATAGTCCATCCTTATTCCCCCCCTCTTTCCATCGTGCCATAGCTGCCCCCCCACCAGGCGCCAGGCTTTTATCTGCCTGGGACCTTCACAGGTCTTCGCTGAGAGAAAGACCTTGAGGATTTATATGCTGGCTCCTCACTAACTCTTAATCTTCGGGGGGAGATAATAAGATCCAGCGATGGACAAAGGACAAGCACTAGCTGTCCAGCTTTTAAAAGAGGGGCCGTGATTTTAAATGTTCAGCTGAGCTCTAAAGCTCGTTTTATTTCACTTTGCTGCTGCAGCATGTATTTATTGCTTCACGTGGTTTTCTGgagatttattttcttgtttttcttcaactttcccaggaaaaaaaaagctgttaagTTTAAGTTTcaatggtttgtttttgtcctcagGTGTCGACGTTCATCATGATGTACAGAACTCACTGTCAGAGGATACTGGACACCGTCATCCGGGCCAACTTTGATGAGGTAACATTCACGTGGAGTCCAGCTCTTCTCTGGTCTTTTGGGTTTAAATTTCTGGGTGTCATTCTAGGTCCAAAGCTTTCTGCTGCACTTCTGGCAGGGCATGCCCCCCCACATGCTCCCAGTCCTCGGGTCGCCCACCGTGGTCAACATAGTGGGCGTCTGTGACTCCATCCTCTACAAGGCCATCTCTGGGGTTTTGATGCCCACAGTTCTGCAAGCACTGCCTGACAGGTGAGTGAGACACAAGCTAAAAACACACCTTCGTCTTTAGTTGGGCTGAAAGGTGACTACATGTAGTGACAACAGTGCTGTTGGCCTCAAAACACAAACTAGAATCGTGATCCCACTCAGGCCAGATTGAACACAATATTTTGCATTTGAGATGGTAAGTTGCTGTGTGTCCAAGCATTTGCAAGCCATTTTGGCTTTTCAGAAAGTGTTAGTTCAACATCTGTCAGTGGTCAAAATGCTATTGGTTTGGTAGATCTTGCTGGAGGATCAATGAAGCTTTCATCTTTCTATTTTGCTGTTTAGAATCAGAATTACTTCAGCTGTTTCATTAACACAATGATCTTTTTTTCTAAGCAGAAAATAGCATGTTCTATCAAGTTTGCATCTCATAATACAATAGAATACATTAATATACTTGCTTTTTTACATTAatgttcaattattattattttattatagtgtatttatttaattattgttttatatCAAATACTTATGATGCTGTTTAGAGTGAACACTAATAAACAACATAAGTACTGTGACCAAATTTAGTGTGGCCTCGTAAATGCATGATGATGTATTATATGTATGTAGTAACCACGCATAACAGAGGAGACCTTTACGTAAAGCGTAACCAAATAGACTAAATAGTCGACTCAATTCTAGTCATTCCAATGTCACAACTATGAGCTgttgagaatcagaatcaactttgttgccatggtcagtggggatcccaccaactaggaaagtgctttgtccgtcatgaataaaataaaataaaataaaataaaataaaataaaataaaataaaatagtctgAATTGACCGCAgcttcctgccagagggaagagggacagtccatgaccagggtgagtaGGGATAGGGATGAATCGATGGAAACATTGCAGCAGTAAGCAAAATTAAAGAATGATCATTCAGAATGTAAACAACTATCATAGACTCAAATAACTCACTGGTTAGTGACACATTCATCTTTAGATTCTATAGGTTACTTGTGAGCATTGAATAGTTCTGAATGACTGACTTATCAGTTTCTGTTCCAGTCTGACTCAGGTTATTCGAAAATTTGCCAAACAGCTTGACGAGTGGCTGAAAATCGCTCTGCACGACCTTCCAGAGAACCTGCGCAATATCAAGTTTGAATGTAGGTGTCTCAATTTTGATGTGTTGTTTGATAACAAACCTCTCAATGACCCATATTGTTCCGCTCCGTCTCCCTCCAGTGTCCAGGAGATTTTCTCAGATTCTCAAGCGGCAGACATCATTAAACCATCTGTGTCAGGTGCCTACGGCTGTTCTTTTAATAAAATCCTTATGAAACAGCGGCTGATAAGGGAtgtgggtttgtttttgtgagtAATATTGTAGATTTATCTGCCTCCAGGCTTCACGGACGGTCATAAACAGCGCTGACATCACCTTTCAAATGCTGGAGGACTGGAGAAATGTGGACCTGAACAGCATCACCAAGCAGACACTTTACACCATGGAGGACTCACAAGAGGAGCACCGGCAGCTCATTATCCACTGTAAGTCGATGAGTCTGAACCACAGAAATGCCCCTCAACACACAGACACGGAGGAACAACACGTTCCCACGACCAGCAGAGTCATCTATTGACGGCAGAGACCAAAAGGTTAAACTAGTTCACTCCATTCTGAAACGCCCTGTGGAGCATCGCCAATTCTCTCTGGCCTCGCTCCCCGGACACGGTCCTGACCAGATCAGGGGTCAGACGTTCTGACACTTGCATCtaaattgtttgtgtttcacacaTTCGGCTCAGCGTGGGCTTCTTCTTTGACAGTGTATCAGGAGTTCGACCGTCTGCTGGAGGAGCAGTCTCCGATCGAGGCCTACATCGAGTGGCTGGACTCCATGGTGGACCGCTGTGTTGTCAAGGTGAGGAACCGCTTCTTCCTCTGGTCTTATGACTTATAGCAATAATGAGTTGCTAATGTTACTGTTGAAACTATACGGTCATTTTGGTAACTTTTTAGTGACAAATATATACTGGTGTACATCTCTTTAGatttaaaagaacatttttttcctcaataaaTAATCTGGACTTTTAAAAAACTAGGGTTTCCCAAATTTGGCATAATttacatgatttatttatttattttaatttactcCCAGCATAGTTTTAAGTTGTCCCTTATTTTGTCTATTATGGCATGTCAATACTTGAAAAATATTACATAACACAATCTGACAACTATCTGTTGTACtctgtgttgttgtgctgtgGACTATTCTAAATATTATCGCTGATCCATCCATCTAATATCAGTAATGGAAATGCATATTAcaggaatagaaaaaaaatgcaaagacaaaaatgtatgtatgatgttttattttcaattaaagaTTATTTTAAACAAAGGGTTAACGAGAAAACCATTAATTCACAGTAGTTTGTTGAtaaatattcaatttaaatCATTTGAACAGCTTTGCATGTAAATCTAAATTAAAATCCTCTTTTAAATGTACTCCTAGTTCAGTCAATAGTGAGAGACATTTTTGAATTTTCCTTTGTGTTGTTAGAGTTTGTTCAGTGCAGTAACTGTATTTACACaattgtttgcattttttttgcacattttttttgttttaacactGTTTTTATTGACGGCTAACACACTGCCACATTATCATTATAATATGGCATATTTTTATCACTTGCTTTTATTGCAAATGATTTTTCTTACATGAAATATTCTTTATACAGCGGCGCACTCGCTGTGAAAAAGCACCTGTGGCTCTGAGCGGCTGGTCTTCCTCCTTACAGCCACTTACGCTGAAATCCTCCCAGTTAATGATGTCTACAAGCTTCCCATTTGCGCCCATTATGTGCCAGATATTGGCTTGTAAAATTTGGTTGCCTCGGCAACGTCTTGGACCAGCCAGACAATACTTCAATAGGGAGGCGTGTCCCCGGGGGCAAATTAAATAGTTGACTTGTTGACATGTTTTTCGTTCTTGAGGGTTAAGCCCCAATACGGACCGAAGGGTTAATTCTGGCATCCCGACCCTTCCCCCTCTTTTCTCATGGAAATGTTCTCTCTAGGTGGCAGGGAAGAGGCCCGGCTGCCTGAAGAAGGTGGCccagcagttcctgctgatgtgGTCCTGTTTTGGGACCAGAGTCATCCGGGACATGACCCTCCACAGCGCCCCCAGTTTTGGTGAGTggctactgctgctgctctcatttACATCCACATGTAACAGCCACACACTTTCTGAATTTATCTTTCTGCTGAGGATATAATGGCAAGACTCCAAAACTCTCTCCAAGATTCTGTGATGTATCTTAGCAACAGTGCAAAGCTGATGCAGTCTTGCGCCAATTAACCAAATTACAGaaccaacaaacaaaagttGTGTTCAGTagaaaaagatgtttttttgtttattttttcataatcCAAAGAGCATGACTGACTATAATATGAGcatatactgaaaaaaaagtgctaaAAAAGGAGACCCCCAAAATACTGAGGCATCTTAACACACGCATTGTGATTTGTGGATATAAACATGGAAAATACACCAAACTTGCTGATCATTATTTATCTTGttagcaaaacacaaaacaataactgtttatttttatggTCTGGAGTGTCAAATTATTGCAGCAATGTCAAGAGAGGTGAACAAAAAAACTAAGATTGTTTTCCACTTTTAAACAGCTATAAATAACATTATTTAAGTCAGTTTAATAATGTGTGGTCACAAAATACTGTTAAATGCATGCCACTGGAAATAAAGGAAGAACAGTTAAAGATTTTCAATTCTAATAACTGAACTTTGTAAAATACTATCTGAAATGAAACTACTACGGTCCTTGGAGTCCATATATGCATTGACATAAACTATTTAAACAaggacaaaacatttatttctggtTTTGATGAGTTGTTGGCCTTTAGAAATGAGTGATGTAGTCATAAACAACCCGAACTCTAATTTTAGTTACATGAACTGCAGCCCTAAATTAGTGTCCCTGCGTCCAGGTTCGGGGCGGAGAAATAAAGTCTTTGAGTTGCTCACTGAATATCAAAGACACAGCTGGTTGCAGTGTGTTGATAAAGCAAATCTCTCAAAAAAAGTGCCCCCTCCCTTCCCATCCTCTCCTCACCCTCCCTCCCATCCTCTCCTCACCCCCTCCTCACCCCGATGTGTTTGACTGCGCTTTCCATTTTATGACAGGTCAGGATTACACCCGGCGTCCTGAATAGCCGCGAGTGTTTATTATGCACGCGGCGGCAGCAGTGACCGCCACAATGACACAATTGTGACTCTCACATGCTGGGGTCCCTTTTCCGTGTGACCCCGAGGTCAGCTGACATATTTCTTGTGCTGACTTGGAAAGAATTGCGTAAGCTTTTCTTAAATTATGGCTGCCGGTCTcaaggatgtgatgtcatcactcgcCATCTTTATGAGGATCAAGAATCCCGTTTCAATGAAAATATTCCGCTGTTAATGTCTTTagcttgtttgttgttttagtttactcaagtctttttttcatttccaggCTCTTTCCACCTGATCCACCTCATGTTTGATGACTATGTGCTCTACCTGCTGGAGTCGCTACACTGCCAGGAGAGAGCCAATGACCTGATGAGAGCCATGAAGGGTGAAGGCAGCACAGGTGAGTCCCAAATATAAATTTGCTGCTCCTAATGTTTACACATCTTCTGATGAGgataatgtgtttttaaactgcATGTTTTACTCAGTATGGTACTGTTTTGAGTAGTACTCAACAGTGTACTACAGTTCAGTgggattttgttttgatttggttCGTAGTTTAGCACTGCGTGGCGCAGTTTGGTTTAGGTTTAAGATTTTGGTTGGGGTTTTCACTACATGGTCTACTACAGTATTACTCATAGCAGCAAGTTTTCCTCTAGTTCAGTaggcaacctttttttttggatggctTTGTTGGAGGTTACGAGACACCTTGTTCACCATTTTCTTTGGATGCACTGAGGTTACAAGTTTCTCAAATGTGTGTACTGGAAGTCTAGTGGAAGTGGACGGTTAACCATTGGGAATCAAACTAGACCACGATACTTTCTGGAAACACATGGCGTCGTTCACTGTAGTTTTCTGTATGGCAGTGTGTCCAACTCAGGCAGGGGAGCAAAAAGTTATGTCGGGGTAGAACTGGCACCTCTTCAAGAGGAAGCAAGTGTGTCACTCAACCATGATCTGAAACTGTTGCGTACCACATACAATGACTGAGCGGCCATGTTTGTCCCAATAGACTTGATTTTGATGGTTGAAGGTTTGAATGTTTGGCATATTGCAGTCGGACTTGCTCTGGTCTAGGGCTGCCACTGCTGGTCGACATATTGGACTATAACCGACCATTAAATTAGGTGCCTTCATGCATCGACGAAAGGTGACGTCGTCCCCCTCTTTCAAGTTTCAAAACATCTAACATAAGCACATGAATTTTTGCTTGCACGTTtttccttgtgaaatgacatgaaaccacgtgaacatcgcaaagatatttatttgtcatcgaaagcTAAAACTACTAAAGAAAAGAAACTACTATCGAAAactaataaagaaaaaaaggaaaaaatacactgttgagaaaattggaaaaacagaataaaattctgaataaaatgaatgtaataaaaccatgtctaaatatcataaaatacaaattgCATATTTTACTTAAACTCCAGAGAAGATATAAATGAAGTctaaataaaagtatcattataaaataaattttcaaaactgcttcaacagctgctctcatgaacagtttttactgttggagggagcagcatcactttctttatcatcatAGTTGTTAAATCGCAgacttgcagctgtcaagtcaattcagtgacacactactgccaccatatgtgactaatgtattaaaactgagcgtctcatggcCCTCAAGGCCCAAAagtgtaaaacataaaaacttctagtggccctctaggaggcgctcaacCATGGGCCcaggccctatggttaagaatcacagcTATCGATCTATTTGGTCATTAATAGTGGTTTAGTACTGGCAGAACTTTATTTTTGTCGCACCATTACCTCTGTTGTATTCTCACCTGCACCTGAGGTCGACCAGCTATTGGTGAAGGGATTTCACGTCTTCCAAATGATGAGTTGCACTAACACCTTTGCTCCCCTTCATGTGGACCTGCAgctgacagagaggaagacttCACACTGACAGAAACCACACCCACGTCGCCCTCTCCAGACGCCTACTCTCCAGCTCGGTCGGTCCACTCGGTGGGAGTGTCTTCGGCCAGCTCTCCCACCGCAGCCGTGTCCCCAGATTACTCAGCGGTCCCCTCCACGACAGGTGAGCAAACAGTACAATGGATAGAGTCTGCGGGCACTAGAGGAGGTTCTTAGCACCGTCACACTTGTCTCTGTGTCTACCAGGAGCTGTTCAGTCATATACCTGGTCCCTTACATACACAGTAACCACAGCAGGAGGAGCCGCTCCTGAGGCCGGACAGCAGCTGTCCTGCATGAGGAACAGCGCTCCAGTGCCCCCTCCCTCCGCCGCCCACCGCATGCCCGTGTACGCCCACAGAGAGGAGCATGGGTAAATATTTAGAGAAACAGTGAATAATACTCATCCCTGCAGTGTTGTAAATGATCTTTTCATGCTTCCTCTGAAGATACACCGGGAGCTACAATTACAGCAGTTATGCCAACCAGCACCCGCACTCCATCCAGAGCCAGTACCCGAGTCTGGCTCACGAGCCTGCCATCCCTTCCCCGCTCCACTACTCTGCATATCACCGCTCATCTGCTcaggtcagtcacatgacaagcAAGTTAAGAACCACACACTGTGGTTATTGAAACAAGGGTTAGCATCTCGCTTCTTCACCTTGTTTCCTATCTCTTTTCAAAATCTTagtgtgtaaaacaaaatattggtgTGTGAAATTGTGACTGCAAAACCCCTGCCATGTTTTGCGACAGAACTTCCCAATACCTGCAGCTTCTACTGCTAATATGCTTCACAAGATACTGCTAAACTACGGCTCTTTGCATCTTATAACCACTTCAACAGCTGCAACAACTTGATCAAGTGCGAGTAGCAGTTCTGACACCAATATGTTCtcaatgtgcaactactagtagtTCGATTCTGCAGCATAACAGCTGTACCAAGTCTGTTACTGTCTTCACTCATGCAACTGCAACTTTACTATCAGTTCAAACATAAACTGGAATTCCACTTTACGGACTATAAATAGTTTCTATGAccctgctgttgctgcttgCTTCCTTGTTTTACCATCACTCCATTGCAGCTTCTCATTATCTTACTtcgactgctgctgctcctaCAGATCCAATTCATATTGCAACTATAGTAACTGCTGTGTCAACACTGTACACTTTTTCACAGCTTTGTGGAGCATTTGATTCCTAGTTTTCACAGAGATTTGTGGGGCTCACAAAACACATGAAGCGGTCAACTGTTTCtagtgtaatgtgttttaagaaTGACAGGAATCCCAGCCAAGTGACGGGGTACCTTACTATTAGGTCTGCTTGGTTTGAAGTTGCCCACATTCTTATCCTGGTTAGTGCTGGCAGGAACACTGGTGAAGACCTATTCAGGTAGAATGGATGAGAATGAGTCTGAGACTCAAGATCTCATCAGGAAATCATTGGAATACACTTTGCCGGAAATGGTGGTGTTTAGCTTCTTCCTACACTCTTGTTTCGCTTTGAGCTTGATCAGAATTTAAGCTAATTTTCTTCTCACTTTTAATAGTCATTATAGCATTAAGGAAGCTATTCCAGCAGATGGAGCACATCTTTTAAGCAAGTGGTCTTGTGCAGATTCAGCTATTCAGTCTTCCAGAACCATCTGTGAGTCGAAGTTGTTTGAGCGGCTGACCGAAAGGTTTCATAGCCAGACAAGAGGAGACCACATTCTATCAAGACTGTTGGTTCTCATCTCTTGCATGCTTTCCCAGAATACCTCAGCGCTGGCTTCCTCTCACAGGAAGGTTACTCTGACCGGGCTCTTGTCAACTCTACGACTCGTAGCTCCGTATGGTAAATTATTATTCAATGGTTTCCTTTCTGTGTGTGGACAGAAGGCTGCTGAAAGGTCCGATCTGCTGTCTGACGGCTTTTCCATGTTATCATCTCTCATAAAGGAGGCGACTGtcttgtttatatttagttGGGCAGAGACAAGGGTTTCACTTCCACTTTTCTGGAGGGCGAAGCGGAGCTTAAATTGGGCACAATGCTAGTGCTTTGTCCGCTCGCTGTCCGCGGTGGAAGCAGTCAGATCCGCAGCTGTCCCAGTGATGTGGTCGGTCAGTGACGATAATGTTCAGTCTTCATCAGCAAGAAAATACTGAAGAGTAGTTTACAGCTAATTCTATATAAGTGGATTCATTTTAGTAGTTGCATTTCCCAGAAACGAAGTAGGTCAAATGACGGAGTAACAAAGATGTGTACTTTATAAGGAGAGAAAACAATACAGTACTTTCATTCATCTCTTTATTTATAACTATACTCTTCATATAACAGGGATTCTGTAAACatatcaaacatgtttttataaaataaaataaaaaaaacgaaatCATCATTGTTCATAAATTTCTTACACAGTTATGACTCTATGAATTATAATAATTTGCTGTTTCTTTCCTCCACAGTACCAGCTCAACGGTCAGATGTCCCGGATGGAGCCATGTTTGATGAGCAGCACCCCTCGCCTACATCCCGCCCCTGTCGCCCCTCGATGGCCAGACGTGTCACCACCTAACAGCTGTTACACCAGCCCACCTATGCATACGCCCCGCTACGCCACCTCCGGCGACATGTATTCCCCTCTGGGGCCCCGCAGAAACTCAGAGTACGAACACTCACAGCATTTCCCCGGCTTCGCCTACATCAATGGGGAGGCCACCACTGGCTGGGCCAAATAACCTTTGGACTTTTGGCCAACCTGACAGCTAGAATGGCAAGTTTCTGACCACTCACTGGTCTGGAAGGGATGTGCAGAAGGGTCCATGTCATAATTCAATCATGAATGTTGGAAACGGAGGGCTGCATTTCTGCAGTTGTCTGAAGAACGTCTGTGAAATGATATAGAAACTTGCAGCAAAATCATTTTAAGAGTGCAATGCTGCTGCCACACTGTGCCTTTGTTTTAAGGAATGTGTCCCACGGTCGGGGTGTCGGGTCGTCCGTGACGCCGAGCTTCTCTCTCAGCGGCCTTAGCATCCTCCTGAGACACAGAGCGGCGCACGCCGAGGCAACACTTCTAATTTAGTGAAGGACTTTGATCAGTGTGTTCAAGCGCCTTTAtctttaatagttttttttttttttttatgattgaaTGCTGTGACTCGaagcttctgttttgtttttatgtgactatataaatatatataaatatatggtATGTATTTTCTGTAACTTTGTAACATGTTGTATTCTTATTTTCTATGTCGGCGTTGTTCTGTTTGGTTGGATTAGTGAAGGACACATTAACTTAgggttgtgtgtttttataacACACTCAAAGCTACTGAGGACCTATTACCCCATGGGTATTTATAAAGTGAGGCGGGATATTATCAGAGTGTACAGTAACATGGAGTCTAGTCACTTTTCTGTAAATAAAAGCACTGGAAACCATCTGTGGTCACTGTTCAGCAATAACCGGCTGTGcgtttttttcttgtcaagCAACAGACAcaatttcatcttttaaaaaaaatcatatatatatattttctcataataataattataatattattaatatgataatagtatatatatatatatatatatatatatatatatatatatatatatatatatatatatatatatatatatatatatatatatat
It contains:
- the rfx4 gene encoding transcription factor RFX4 isoform X1, yielding MHCGLLEEPDMDSTESWIERCLNESESKRYSSHTSLGNMSNDEHEEKENNRASKPHSTPATLEWLEENYEIAEGVCIPRSALYMHYLDFSEKHDTQPVNAASFGKIIRQQFPALTTRRLGTRGQSKYHYYGIAVKETSQYYDVMYSKKGAAWVNETGKKEVTKQTVAYSPRSKLGTLLPEFPNVKDLNLPASLPEERVSTFIMMYRTHCQRILDTVIRANFDEVQSFLLHFWQGMPPHMLPVLGSPTVVNIVGVCDSILYKAISGVLMPTVLQALPDSLTQVIRKFAKQLDEWLKIALHDLPENLRNIKFELSRRFSQILKRQTSLNHLCQASRTVINSADITFQMLEDWRNVDLNSITKQTLYTMEDSQEEHRQLIIHLYQEFDRLLEEQSPIEAYIEWLDSMVDRCVVKVAGKRPGCLKKVAQQFLLMWSCFGTRVIRDMTLHSAPSFGSFHLIHLMFDDYVLYLLESLHCQERANDLMRAMKGEGSTADREEDFTLTETTPTSPSPDAYSPARSVHSVGVSSASSPTAAVSPDYSAVPSTTGAVQSYTWSLTYTVTTAGGAAPEAGQQLSCMRNSAPVPPPSAAHRMPVYAHREEHGYTGSYNYSSYANQHPHSIQSQYPSLAHEPAIPSPLHYSAYHRSSAQYQLNGQMSRMEPCLMSSTPRLHPAPVAPRWPDVSPPNSCYTSPPMHTPRYATSGDMYSPLGPRRNSEYEHSQHFPGFAYINGEATTGWAK
- the rfx4 gene encoding transcription factor RFX4 isoform X2, which produces MHCGLLEEPDMDSTESWIERCLNESESKRYSSHTSLGNMSNDEHEEKENNRASKPHSTPATLEWLEENYEIAEGVCIPRSALYMHYLDFSEKHDTQPVNAASFGKIIRQQFPALTTRRLGTRGQSKYHYYGIAVKETSQYYDVMYSKKGAAWVNETGKKEVTKQTVAYSPRSKLGTLLPEFPNVKDLNLPASLPEERVSTFIMMYRTHCQRILDTVIRANFDEVQSFLLHFWQGMPPHMLPVLGSPTVVNIVGVCDSILYKAISGVLMPTVLQALPDSLTQVIRKFAKQLDEWLKIALHDLPENLRNIKFELSRRFSQILKRQTSLNHLCQASRTVINSADITFQMLEDWRNVDLNSITKQTLYTMEDSQEEHRQLIIHLYQEFDRLLEEQSPIEAYIEWLDSMVDRCVVKVAGKRPGCLKKVAQQFLLMWSCFGTRVIRDMTLHSAPSFGSFHLIHLMFDDYVLYLLESLHCQERANDLMRAMKGEGSTADREEDFTLTETTPTSPSPDAYSPARSVHSVGVSSASSPTAAVSPDYSAVPSTTVTTAGGAAPEAGQQLSCMRNSAPVPPPSAAHRMPVYAHREEHGYTGSYNYSSYANQHPHSIQSQYPSLAHEPAIPSPLHYSAYHRSSAQYQLNGQMSRMEPCLMSSTPRLHPAPVAPRWPDVSPPNSCYTSPPMHTPRYATSGDMYSPLGPRRNSEYEHSQHFPGFAYINGEATTGWAK